AGAAGCTGGTGTGTAATAACTTTCAGGGTAGCCCAATACATCGGCACTTATATCATACCCGTTTTGGCGGGTGTTAAAATTGGCCGTTCGGTTAGGATCCAAACCACGTCCGCCAATATTGAGCTGTAATCCTGCATCGTCGTTTTGATAAATATTTAGTCCTGCTACTTGGCTATAAATTTGCCGAGCGTTATTGGTTGCCAAATTGGCCATAGACTCGTCTATCAACACCACTTCGGTTTTTTTACCAGCATAAATGGCCGTTTCTTCAACGTCTTTTAGCCTACGCATTTCAAAGACACGACGTTTTCTGGCGGTAATTTCAACTTCAGTCAAGGTGGTTGTTAAATCCTTAAGTGTGATTTTTAAATTTTGAGCTTCGGAAGTATTAATAGCAACTTCCTTAACTTCATATTCAAATGAAAAGAATACTAAAACCATTTCCTCTTTTAAAGTTTGAAATTCAAACTCACCCAAACTGTTGGTGGTTGCAACAAGCCCAGATGCTTTATCGTAAACCTCTACTTCTGCAAGAGGTGAATTGTTCTTTAATAGAGAAACTACACCACTCACAGTATTTTGGCCATATAACGATATGCCACAGAATAGAACTAAAATTAATTTACAAGCCTTTAATCTCATCTTTAAAAGGTAATATCCAAGTTTTATGTTTAAACGATTCTTTTTGTACGTACAAATCTGTATTTTTATCAATAAAGGGAGCACTTAACCTACCATTCAACGCCACGTAACTATCAACAAAAACCTGTACATTTTCATGACCTTGCGATTTAAAATGGGCGCCTAAGTAATGAGCATATTCCAATATAAAATCTGGCTGAAAACTCATTTGTTTTTCTTGAAATGGTGTTAAAAAATCTTTATTATCTACATAGAAAAAATCACCTGTTTCAGCATTGACAATTTTGAAGGTTGCAATGCCCATTTTTTCCATAAGCATCACCCGCCATGAAAAACGATATCCTTCTTCTGTCCAAAATAATTCTCCTGGATAAAGCAAATATCTGAAGGGAAACAGCAATTGGGCCGAGAAAAATATAATGAACAAACCTACAATAGGTTTTCGGTTTTTAAATTTGAAATTTTCTATGTATTTAATTTGGAGACCGGTAGTATTTATGTGAAATAAGCGCTTTATAAATCTAATGATATTTTGGTGAAACCCGGCGTCAAAAAATACCAAAGTTGACACAATCATAATAAACGGAAACATACCGATGGGGAACAACACCCGAGTAAATACATGAAAAAATACTACTAAAATAAAGGCCAATATACGTGTGCGCTTGTACAGCAATAAAAAAGGAATGCTTAAATCGTAAAGCATTCCGCTCCAACTCATGGCATAATGAAACCAATTTTGGTGCATAAGCGTATCTCCGATTAAGGGTAAATCGTATTTTGAAGGCAACCATATTTTTAATGGTTGTGCACGCAGTAACCAATCGCTGTTAATTTTTGCAAGACCAGCATAAAAATAAACCACACCTAGAAGTAATTTAATGCTATCAATTGTCCATTTTGGCACCTTTTTATAGCTTCTTTTTCTAATTAAATTATCTACCGAAAAATGGGCGTTTGCAGGTAGAAAAATCATTAAAAAACTGAGCAAGCTGATGAAATAGTAATGGTTGAGATAGGTAGTTTTGTCCATCAACTCGATGTAAGTAAAACTTAAAAAAAAGGTGATAATGGCGAAACGGTACTTTAACCCCAAAGCCACCATTAATGCCGAAACTCCACAAATCACAAAAAGCAAATAGGTATAATTTCCCAAAGGCTTTACCCATTCAAAACCGTAATACGAAAAATGAAATTTTGGTTGAATATACAGTGTTTCAATCCAACCATGATACCAAAACCGAATAATGCTCAAACACATCATAACACCAAA
This genomic stretch from Flavobacteriaceae bacterium GSB9 harbors:
- a CDS encoding HTTM domain-containing protein; this encodes MQINLKTYLNKNASAAPLAVFRMAFGVMMCLSIIRFWYHGWIETLYIQPKFHFSYYGFEWVKPLGNYTYLLFVICGVSALMVALGLKYRFAIITFFLSFTYIELMDKTTYLNHYYFISLLSFLMIFLPANAHFSVDNLIRKRSYKKVPKWTIDSIKLLLGVVYFYAGLAKINSDWLLRAQPLKIWLPSKYDLPLIGDTLMHQNWFHYAMSWSGMLYDLSIPFLLLYKRTRILAFILVVFFHVFTRVLFPIGMFPFIMIVSTLVFFDAGFHQNIIRFIKRLFHINTTGLQIKYIENFKFKNRKPIVGLFIIFFSAQLLFPFRYLLYPGELFWTEEGYRFSWRVMLMEKMGIATFKIVNAETGDFFYVDNKDFLTPFQEKQMSFQPDFILEYAHYLGAHFKSQGHENVQVFVDSYVALNGRLSAPFIDKNTDLYVQKESFKHKTWILPFKDEIKGL